The genomic region CGTCACCGGTGAACCGGTCGCGACCGAGCGGTATGGAAAGTTCACGAACTGGGTCAAAGGGGAAGACGCAAAGGGGCAGCCGCGGCGCGATCCCGAGAAAGACGCCTCGGTCGGCGGCTCCCTGGTGTCGCCGCCGGCTGGCGGAACGATCAACTGGCAGCCGCCGGCCTACAATCCCGACACCGGCCTGTTCTACGTCACGGAGCACAACGCATTCTCGATCTTCTACCTGCTCGATCCGGATCCGCGCGGCTCGATGGGGCTCGGCGGCAAGGAGGAAGTGCACGTCGGGCAGCGCGGCAGCTTTCTCACCGCGATCGATCCAACGACCGGCCGCGTCGCCTGGCGGCACGAATATCCGAGCCTGAACGGCGGCGGAGGCGGCGGCGGACTGCTGACGACGCGGGGCGGCCTGGTGTTCAGCGGCGACGCGGCTGGCAGTTTCGTGGCTCACGACGCTACCGACGGCACACCGCTGTGGCATGCCCGCATCGGCGGGCTGACGAATCCGCCGCAGACCTGGCTGGTCGACCGCCAGCAGTACGTGGTCGTCGCGGCGGGAGACACGATCTACGCCTTCACGCTCAACCAGAACCCATGAAGCAGATCCTCGCAGTGTCGGTGGCGCTCCTCGCGCTGCAAACCCAGCCGGCGCCGCAGCCCGCGTCGCCGATCCCCGCGACGCACCTGAAGACGAAGTGGGCCGCCGACGTCAATCCCGAGCATCCACTGCCGGAATATCCGCGCCCGCAGATGGAACGGAAGCAGTGGGTCAATCTCAACGGGCCGTGGGGTTATGCCATCGCCGCCGCCGAGGCGCCGCGGCCGGCGTCGTTCGACAAGCAGATCATCGTGCCGTTTCCGATCGAGTCGCAGTTGAGCGGCGCGGGGGAATGGGTGGCGCCGAATCAGCGGCTCTGGTACCGGCGCACCTTCCCAACGCCGTCGCTCGTCAGCGGCCAGCGCGTGCTGCTCAACTTCGGCGCCGTCGATTGGGAGACCGATGTCTACGTGAACGGGACGAAGGTCGGATCGCACCAGGGCGGCTACGATCCGTTCGCGTTCGACATCACTGGCGCCCTGAAGGCGACTGCGGCCGAGCAGGAACTCGTCGTCGCGGTGCGCGATCCGACGGACGAAGGGCAGCAGCCGCGCGGCAAGCAGGTGCGCCGGCCGCACAGCATCTTCTACACCGAAGTGACCGGCATCTGGCAGACCGTGTGGCTGGAGACGGTGCCGGCGTGGCACGTGGCTGACCTTCGTATCGACCCGGATCTCGAAGGGGGCACCGTCAAGGTGACGGTCAATGCGGGGCGCGCCGCCAGCGGCGACCTGACCGTCAGCGTCCTCGACGGGACGCGCGTGGTTGCGACGGCCAATGCGCCGGTCTCGACGATTCGGATTCCGTCGCCGCACCGATGGTCGCCGGCCGACCCGTTCCTCTATGGGCTGCGCGTGCGGCTCTCGTCCGGCGACGAGGTCGAGAGCTACTTCGGCATGCGGAGCATCGCCGTCCGCGCCGACGCGACCGGCGCGAGGAAGCTGTTCCTCAATGGCGAACCGATCTTCCAGTTCGGGCCGCTCGATCAGGGCTGGTGGCCCGACGGCCTTTACACGGCGCCGACCGACGAGGCACTCGCCTTCGACATCCAGAAGACGCGCGACCTCGGATTCAACGTGATCCGCAAGCACGTGAAGGTCGAGCCGGCACGCTGGTACTACCACGCCGATCGCCTCGGCATGCTCGTGTGGCAGGACATGCCGAGCGGCGACAACAAGGGCGCCGACGCAGAAGCGGAATACATGCGCGAGCTGCGGGCCGAGATCGCCAACCTGCGGAACCACCCGTCGATCGTCATGTGGGTGCCGTTCAACGAGGGGTGGGGACAGCACGACACCGAGAAGGTCGTCGCGTGGATCAAGTCGGAGGACCCGTCGCGGCTGGTCGACAACGCCAGCGGCTGGGACGACAAGCAGGCCGGCGACGTGGCCGACCTGCATTCGTACCCGGGACCGGGAATGCCGCCGCTCGAGACGGTCCGCGCCTCGGTGCTCGGCGAGTTCGGCGGGCTTGGCCTGCCGCTCGACGGCCACACCTGGGTCGACAGGGGCAACTGGGGCTATCGCAGCTACACGACGCTCGACGAGATGAATGCGGCGTACCGCGAGTTGATCGCGCAGCTCCGCATCCACCAGGGGGACGGCCTCGCCGCCGCGATCTACACGCAGACGACCGACTGCGAGATCGAAGTGAACGGCGTGATGAGCTACGACCGGGCCGTGGTCAAGCTGTCGGCGGAGTCGATCGCGGCGAACCGGACGCTCTATTCGCCGCCGCCGCGCGTGACGCATCTCGTGCCCTCGTCCGACCGTGCGCCGCAGGCGTGGCGCTACACGATGTCGGCGCCGGCCGACACGTGGATGCAGGCGGCGTTCGACGCCTCCGCCTGGAGCGAGGGGCCCGGCGGCTTCGGCGCGAAGGACACGCGTTTCGCGCGCGTCGGCACCGAGTGGAAGAGCGCCGACATCTGGCTGCGCCGGACGATCGAGCTGACCTCCGCGCCGTCGACGCTCTACCTGCGCGTGTTCCACGACGACGACGCCGAGGTGTACGTCAACGGCGTCCTGGCGGCGAAGCTGGCGGGAGCCAACTCGTCGTACGCCTATGTGCCGCTCGGCGCCGGAGCCCGCGCGGCCCTGGGGGCTGGTCCGGCCGTCCTCGCCGTGCACGCGCACCAGGTGCGCGGCGGCCAGTTCGTCGACGTTGGCCTCGCCGACGTGCAGCCGCCGCGCTGAGAGGACCCGCCCCGACGCCCTCTCGATCGCGAAGCCGCCGATTGGCGCGCGGGCGGCGAGTGGTCAGACCGCTTTGCCGATTGTGCGGCGCCCATCGCCGCAATTCTCTTGACAGCGCACCCCCGAATGGGTTCTCCTGTCGCCGGCGAGCGCGGTAAGTGGTTTGGCCACTTGGCGCGGCGCCGCCGGCAACCCCCTCGAGGGCGGCGGTCGGAGGTCGGAATCTCAGGCGGCCAGGTCTTCACTTCCGAGAGCCAACCTGGCCGTCGGCACCCGATCTCCGACCCCCGTCTTCGGGACCTCCCGCTATACTGATTCGACCAATGTTCGAGGGCAGCACCGACCAGGTCGTCGCCTTCGTCCGCGACCTCATCGTGCGCGGCCAGGTCCGTCCTGGGGACCGGCTGCCAGCGGAGCGGGAGCTGGCGGTACAGATCGGCGTCAGCCGTCCCTCGGTGCGCGCCGGCCTGCATGCGCTCGCGGCGATGGGCGTGGTGCAGTCGCGCCACGGATCCGGCACCTACATTCCGTCCGGGCCGCCGGCACTCGGGTCGGAGCCGCTGAGCTTTCTCGCGGCGCTGCACGGCTTCTCGCGCGACGACATGTACGAGGCGCGGCGCATTCTCGAGGTGGAAGCGGCCGGCCTT from Vicinamibacterales bacterium harbors:
- a CDS encoding glycoside hydrolase family 2 TIM barrel-domain containing protein; amino-acid sequence: MKQILAVSVALLALQTQPAPQPASPIPATHLKTKWAADVNPEHPLPEYPRPQMERKQWVNLNGPWGYAIAAAEAPRPASFDKQIIVPFPIESQLSGAGEWVAPNQRLWYRRTFPTPSLVSGQRVLLNFGAVDWETDVYVNGTKVGSHQGGYDPFAFDITGALKATAAEQELVVAVRDPTDEGQQPRGKQVRRPHSIFYTEVTGIWQTVWLETVPAWHVADLRIDPDLEGGTVKVTVNAGRAASGDLTVSVLDGTRVVATANAPVSTIRIPSPHRWSPADPFLYGLRVRLSSGDEVESYFGMRSIAVRADATGARKLFLNGEPIFQFGPLDQGWWPDGLYTAPTDEALAFDIQKTRDLGFNVIRKHVKVEPARWYYHADRLGMLVWQDMPSGDNKGADAEAEYMRELRAEIANLRNHPSIVMWVPFNEGWGQHDTEKVVAWIKSEDPSRLVDNASGWDDKQAGDVADLHSYPGPGMPPLETVRASVLGEFGGLGLPLDGHTWVDRGNWGYRSYTTLDEMNAAYRELIAQLRIHQGDGLAAAIYTQTTDCEIEVNGVMSYDRAVVKLSAESIAANRTLYSPPPRVTHLVPSSDRAPQAWRYTMSAPADTWMQAAFDASAWSEGPGGFGAKDTRFARVGTEWKSADIWLRRTIELTSAPSTLYLRVFHDDDAEVYVNGVLAAKLAGANSSYAYVPLGAGARAALGAGPAVLAVHAHQVRGGQFVDVGLADVQPPR